GTTCCACACAACAGAAGCGGGTCGTCGCGCACCAACTGGTGCACGACGGCCCGCTTTCTTTGTTCGCCCACTGTCCCACCACTCCCCTACCCCACCGGATGTGGCACGGTGGACACCATGCGCCGGTTACGACATCGTGGTTCCGGCCTGTCCCAGATCACCCGTGGGATGGGCACTCTCGACGCCGAGATCTATGACACCATCGCCCGGTCGCCGAGTCCGCTGCTGGACAAGACGATGCCGGCGCTGACCCACGCGGCGGACCACTCGAAGCTGTGGATGGCGATCGCCGCCGGACTGGCCGTCTCCGGCCGTCCGTCGTTGCAGCGCGGAGCCGCCCGAGGAGTCGCCTCGCTGGCCGTCACCAGCTTTGTGACCAACCAGGGCGCCAAACGGATTCGCCGCCGCGCACGTCCCTCCCCGGGGCTCATCCCCGTCCCCCGTCGCGGGCGCCGGCAACCGACCTCGAGCTCGTTTCCCTCCGGACACTCGGCCAGCGCAGCAGCCTTCGCGGTGGGGGTGGCCGTCGAGAGTCCGCCCGCGGGTCTTCTCCTGTCGGCGTTGGCCGGCCTCGTCGGGCTCTCCCGCGTCGCGACCGGCGCCCACTACCCTGGTGACGTCGTGATCGGGCTCGGGATCGGTGCCACGGTCGCGACGCTGGGAACACGGGTCGTTCCCCCGATCACCCGCCCCTCCATCTCTCTCGCGGACCCGACGTTCGTCGACGCCGAGCCGCGCCCGGACGGCGCCGGTCTCGTCGTGGTGGTGAACCCCGCGTCGTCGGACGGGCGGGGTCGTCGTGTTCTGGACGACATCCGGAAGGCCCTCCCCGCGGCCGAGATCGTCGAGCTCGACGAAGATGACGATGTCGCAACGGTATTCGCCGATGTGGCGACACGTGCTTCGATCGTCGGGGTCGCCGGCGGAGACGGGACCGTCGCCTGTGCGGCGCGCGCGGCCATCGATGCGAACCTGCCGCTGGCGGTGTTCCCCGCCGGCACGTTCAACCACTTCTCACGCGACATCGGTTGCGCCACGGTCGAGAACACCGTCGAGGCCATCAGGGCCGGTTCGGTGTCCCGCGTCGACGCGGTGTGGCTCAACGACTCCCGGCTGATCCTCAACACCGCGAGCATCGGCGCGTACCCGCATTTCG
The sequence above is drawn from the Gordonia rubripertincta genome and encodes:
- a CDS encoding bifunctional phosphatase PAP2/diacylglycerol kinase family protein → MRRLRHRGSGLSQITRGMGTLDAEIYDTIARSPSPLLDKTMPALTHAADHSKLWMAIAAGLAVSGRPSLQRGAARGVASLAVTSFVTNQGAKRIRRRARPSPGLIPVPRRGRRQPTSSSFPSGHSASAAAFAVGVAVESPPAGLLLSALAGLVGLSRVATGAHYPGDVVIGLGIGATVATLGTRVVPPITRPSISLADPTFVDAEPRPDGAGLVVVVNPASSDGRGRRVLDDIRKALPAAEIVELDEDDDVATVFADVATRASIVGVAGGDGTVACAARAAIDANLPLAVFPAGTFNHFSRDIGCATVENTVEAIRAGSVSRVDAVWLNDSRLILNTASIGAYPHFVRVRERLRHRISRPLATATAIFRVIRKDAHVCIEVDGKVLDVSLFLIGNSIYQPTGFLPSRRLRLDDGLLDVRILETGHRWATLRLLGSLAAGRLERSRLYHEMQVPEFRFTAVGGPVAVSHDGEVEDSFTDAHFRVDYRRLKVYGPVRR